In one window of Bradyrhizobium sp. AZCC 1721 DNA:
- a CDS encoding VOC family protein — MSVRVNALDHLVINVSDVARSAEWYRKILGMEVKVFDPGPGKTPRTSLVFGDQKINVRPRDADKVEWFTADHETAGSDDLCFLTSSTPDEVVAHLQANGVAIEEGPVAKQGARGTLRSVYCRDPDGSLIEISSYEDRTG, encoded by the coding sequence ATGTCTGTCAGGGTTAACGCTCTCGACCATCTCGTCATCAATGTGTCGGACGTGGCGCGTTCCGCCGAGTGGTACCGGAAGATCCTCGGCATGGAGGTCAAGGTGTTCGATCCCGGTCCGGGCAAAACGCCGCGGACTTCGCTGGTGTTTGGTGACCAGAAGATCAACGTGCGGCCGCGCGACGCCGACAAGGTCGAGTGGTTCACGGCCGACCACGAAACCGCCGGCAGCGACGATCTGTGCTTCCTGACGTCGAGCACGCCGGACGAAGTCGTGGCGCACCTGCAGGCCAACGGCGTCGCGATCGAGGAAGGCCCAGTCGCGAAGCAAGGCGCCCGCGGCACGCTGCGCTCGGTCTACTGCCGTGATCCGGACGGGAGCTTGATCGAGATTTCGTCGTACGAGGACAGGACGGGCTAA
- a CDS encoding Bug family tripartite tricarboxylate transporter substrate binding protein, translated as MISRRTAICLAVIGLSTAASIGSVSAADYPTRPVKWVVGYPPGGATDIIARLIGQRLSERLGQQFVIENKPGAGNNIATESVINAEPDGYTLLLVNPANYINATLYSNLKFNVVRDLAPIAAFNRVPNVMTVNKDVPAKTAAEFIAYVKANPGKVNLASSGNGTSVHLSGEMFMAMSGAKMQHVPYRGAAPAITDLLGGQVQLIFDNMPSILQHVRAGSVRALAVTSTTKSPLLPDVPVLADTIPGYEASALFGVGAPKNTPKEVIAKLNKEINEILAEPAIKARLTELGGEPLIGPPEAFGKMIVAETEKWKKVIEEAKVEKVQ; from the coding sequence ATGATTTCACGCCGTACCGCGATTTGCCTGGCCGTCATCGGCCTTTCCACTGCCGCTTCGATCGGCAGCGTTTCGGCGGCGGATTATCCGACCCGGCCGGTGAAATGGGTCGTCGGATATCCGCCGGGCGGCGCGACCGACATCATTGCGCGGCTGATCGGGCAGCGGCTCTCCGAACGGCTTGGCCAGCAATTCGTGATCGAGAACAAGCCCGGCGCCGGCAACAATATCGCGACCGAATCCGTCATCAACGCCGAGCCGGACGGCTATACATTGCTGCTGGTCAATCCCGCGAACTACATCAACGCCACGCTCTACTCCAATCTGAAGTTCAACGTGGTCCGCGATCTTGCGCCGATCGCGGCGTTCAATCGCGTGCCGAACGTGATGACGGTCAACAAGGACGTGCCGGCCAAGACGGCCGCCGAGTTCATCGCTTATGTGAAGGCCAATCCCGGCAAGGTGAACCTGGCCTCGTCCGGCAACGGCACGTCCGTGCATCTGTCGGGCGAAATGTTCATGGCAATGTCCGGCGCCAAGATGCAGCACGTGCCCTATCGCGGTGCCGCGCCCGCGATCACCGATCTGCTCGGTGGCCAGGTCCAACTGATCTTCGACAACATGCCTTCCATCCTCCAGCATGTTCGTGCCGGCTCGGTGCGGGCGCTGGCCGTCACCAGCACGACAAAGTCGCCGCTGTTGCCTGATGTGCCGGTGCTTGCCGACACCATCCCCGGCTATGAGGCGAGCGCGCTGTTCGGCGTCGGTGCACCGAAGAACACGCCGAAGGAAGTCATCGCCAAGCTGAACAAGGAGATCAACGAGATCCTCGCCGAGCCGGCGATCAAGGCCCGCCTGACCGAGCTTGGCGGCGAGCCGCTGATCGGACCGCCGGAGGCATTCGGCAAGATGATCGTGGCCGAAACCGAAAAGTGGAAGAAGGTGATCGAGGAAGCCAAGGTCGAAAAGGTGCAGTGA
- a CDS encoding DUF3551 domain-containing protein, whose protein sequence is MRSAILATLALTVATVATVAGSSPAAAYDYPYCLQGRTIGIPGDCSYSSYGQCMASASGRGLYCNVNPRFAYGQQQRRMRVYRDY, encoded by the coding sequence ATGCGCAGTGCAATACTAGCGACATTGGCGCTGACGGTGGCGACAGTCGCCACCGTCGCGGGCAGTTCACCCGCGGCGGCGTATGACTATCCCTATTGCCTCCAGGGTCGGACGATCGGCATTCCTGGCGACTGCTCCTACAGCAGCTATGGTCAGTGCATGGCATCGGCGTCGGGTCGCGGGCTCTACTGCAACGTCAACCCTCGCTTCGCCTATGGGCAACAGCAGCGGCGGATGCGGGTTTATCGGGATTATTGA
- a CDS encoding ArsR/SmtB family transcription factor, with the protein MVKYQEDVLDRTFAALSDPTRRALLARLGDRDSLSVSELAQPFSMSLPAIIKHLDVLSDAGLIAREKTGRTVACRLTAEPMEQAMDWLNRYRRFWSDALDRLAAFVEEDQWPPSQALPSTILPATANSPRAPVSRSRAGSARRPKKSTPRGPTRKS; encoded by the coding sequence ATGGTTAAGTATCAGGAAGACGTTCTCGACCGCACCTTTGCCGCACTGTCCGACCCAACCCGGCGCGCGCTGCTGGCGCGGCTCGGCGATCGAGACAGCCTGTCGGTCAGCGAACTGGCGCAGCCATTTTCGATGTCGCTGCCCGCGATCATCAAGCATCTCGATGTGCTGTCCGATGCCGGCCTGATCGCGCGCGAAAAGACCGGACGCACGGTCGCGTGCCGGTTGACCGCCGAGCCGATGGAGCAGGCGATGGACTGGCTCAACCGCTACCGGCGCTTCTGGTCCGACGCGCTCGACCGCCTTGCCGCTTTTGTGGAGGAAGACCAATGGCCACCCAGTCAAGCCTTGCCAAGCACGATACTGCCCGCGACGGCGAACTCGCCGCGCGCCCCAGTCTCACGCTCACGCGCCGGTTCAGCGCGGCGCCCGAAAAAGTCTACGCCGCGTGGGCCGACCCGCAAAAGCTAG
- a CDS encoding SRPBCC family protein — protein MQWFGPTSVEEGSVKADIDLRVGGRYRISFRANGDYNEVGGVYREVVPNERLVFSWAWHSTPERESLVTISIRPEGSGSLLVFNHAQFVDEKARDNHQRGWTEFLGKLEVYLA, from the coding sequence GTGCAATGGTTCGGGCCGACCTCCGTCGAGGAGGGCTCGGTCAAGGCCGACATCGATCTGCGCGTCGGCGGGCGCTACCGCATCAGCTTCCGCGCCAATGGCGATTACAACGAGGTCGGTGGCGTCTATCGGGAGGTCGTTCCGAACGAGCGGTTGGTGTTTAGCTGGGCATGGCATTCCACGCCGGAGCGGGAATCGCTGGTCACCATCTCGATCAGGCCGGAAGGAAGCGGTTCGCTGCTCGTCTTCAATCACGCGCAGTTCGTCGACGAGAAAGCGCGCGACAATCACCAGCGCGGCTGGACCGAATTCCTCGGCAAGCTTGAAGTCTACCTGGCCTGA
- a CDS encoding DUF899 domain-containing protein gives MQPHPVVSREEWIAARKAHLAHEKEYTRARERLSEERRALPWVRVEKNYVFDGPGGKVSLGDLFKGRSQLVVQHLMFAPDWSEACKSCSFWADGFERMIPHLAARDTTMVAISRAPLQKLTAFKQRMGWTFDWLSSGANEFNYDYGVSFTPEQLKSGATLYNFGTTPFGGEEAPGISVFYRDEAGNVFHTYSCFSRGLDMMNAAYHYLDLTPLGRHEEGLPYPMDWVRLRDQYQPSQVQASCCHG, from the coding sequence ATGCAGCCGCATCCCGTCGTCTCCCGCGAGGAATGGATCGCCGCCCGCAAGGCGCACCTTGCGCATGAGAAGGAATACACCCGAGCGCGCGAGCGTCTGAGCGAAGAACGGCGCGCGCTGCCCTGGGTCAGGGTCGAAAAGAACTACGTATTCGATGGGCCCGGCGGAAAGGTTTCACTCGGCGACCTGTTCAAGGGGCGTAGCCAGCTCGTGGTGCAGCACCTGATGTTCGCGCCCGACTGGAGCGAGGCCTGCAAGAGCTGCTCGTTCTGGGCAGACGGGTTCGAGCGCATGATCCCGCATCTGGCCGCCCGCGACACCACGATGGTCGCGATCTCGCGCGCGCCGCTGCAAAAGCTTACCGCATTCAAGCAGCGGATGGGCTGGACCTTCGATTGGCTGTCGTCGGGTGCAAATGAGTTCAATTACGATTACGGTGTCTCGTTCACACCCGAGCAGCTCAAGTCAGGCGCAACGCTCTACAATTTCGGCACGACTCCCTTCGGCGGCGAAGAGGCGCCGGGCATCAGCGTGTTCTACCGCGACGAGGCCGGGAACGTCTTCCACACCTATTCCTGTTTCTCGCGCGGCCTCGACATGATGAATGCCGCCTATCACTATCTCGACCTCACCCCGCTCGGGCGTCACGAGGAGGGCCTGCCGTATCCGATGGACTGGGTGCGACTACGTGACCAATACCAGCCGTCACAGGTTCAGGCATCCTGTTGTCATGGTTAG
- a CDS encoding DUF1428 domain-containing protein, with translation MPYVDGFIVAVPKKNLEAYTRLSKKAGKIWREYGALDYREWVAEDVKVGKVTSFPRAVKLKPGETVVFAWITYKSRAQRDKINAKVMADPRLSEMMDPKSKPPFDGKRMIYGGFESLVKV, from the coding sequence ATGCCTTACGTCGATGGCTTCATCGTCGCCGTGCCGAAGAAAAATCTCGAGGCCTACACCCGCTTGTCGAAGAAGGCCGGCAAGATCTGGCGCGAATATGGCGCGCTCGACTATCGCGAATGGGTTGCTGAGGACGTCAAGGTCGGCAAGGTCACGTCGTTTCCGCGCGCCGTGAAGCTCAAGCCGGGCGAAACCGTCGTGTTCGCCTGGATCACCTACAAGTCGCGCGCCCAGCGCGACAAGATCAACGCCAAAGTGATGGCGGACCCGCGGCTTAGCGAAATGATGGATCCGAAATCGAAGCCGCCGTTCGACGGGAAGCGGATGATCTATGGCGGATTCGAGAGCCTGGTGAAGGTGTAG
- a CDS encoding ABC transporter ATP-binding protein — protein MAEIEIRALRKAFDGAEVLKGVDLTIQDGEFISLVGPSGCGKSTLLRVIAGLEPQSSGEVRIDGVSADGIRPSARNLAMVFQSYALYPHLSVFDNIAVPLRMKRLSALERAPFVGRLMPSRRRAERIIRDDVERVAEQLEISPLLKRKPGQLSGGQRQRVAVGRAIVRQPRAFLFDEPLSNLDAKLRVHMRAEIAQLHRQLKTTFIYVTHDQAEAMTMSGRIAVMIGGELIQVGTPAIVYDDPCDIRVAEFVGTPKINAFPGRIRSDGRLEMLGHVLHVATAAPEGECRICVRPERIELASHGLLSGTVVHLENLGSEAFVHIGSAGTDAPVVARVNDPSQLPAIGTTVGYGFAPEAVRAFDADGKRIVTSVPSRVERPREMAVV, from the coding sequence ATGGCCGAGATCGAGATTCGGGCGCTTCGCAAGGCTTTTGACGGCGCCGAGGTTCTGAAAGGCGTCGATCTCACGATTCAAGACGGGGAGTTCATCTCCCTCGTCGGCCCATCCGGGTGCGGCAAATCCACGCTTCTGCGCGTTATCGCCGGTCTCGAACCGCAGTCCTCCGGCGAAGTCCGGATTGATGGTGTCAGTGCCGACGGCATCAGGCCGAGCGCGCGCAATCTGGCAATGGTGTTCCAGTCCTACGCGCTTTATCCGCACCTGAGCGTGTTTGACAATATCGCCGTTCCGCTGCGGATGAAGCGCCTGTCTGCGCTGGAGCGGGCGCCGTTCGTGGGCCGGCTGATGCCGAGCCGCCGCCGCGCCGAACGCATCATTCGCGACGATGTCGAAAGGGTGGCCGAGCAACTCGAAATTTCGCCGCTGCTGAAGCGCAAGCCCGGGCAATTGTCCGGCGGTCAGCGCCAGCGTGTAGCCGTCGGCCGCGCCATTGTGCGTCAACCGCGTGCGTTTCTGTTCGACGAGCCGCTATCCAATCTCGACGCCAAGCTTCGCGTGCACATGCGCGCCGAGATTGCCCAGTTGCACCGTCAGCTCAAGACGACCTTCATCTATGTCACCCATGACCAGGCTGAAGCCATGACCATGTCGGGCCGGATTGCCGTCATGATCGGCGGCGAGCTCATTCAGGTCGGCACGCCCGCCATCGTCTATGACGACCCCTGCGATATCCGCGTCGCCGAATTCGTCGGAACGCCGAAGATAAATGCATTTCCCGGTCGTATCCGCAGCGATGGCCGGTTGGAGATGCTCGGACATGTTCTCCATGTGGCGACCGCGGCGCCGGAAGGAGAGTGCCGCATCTGCGTCCGGCCGGAGCGGATCGAGCTGGCTTCGCACGGATTGCTTTCCGGCACGGTCGTGCATCTGGAAAATCTGGGATCGGAAGCCTTCGTCCATATCGGCAGCGCGGGCACGGATGCGCCTGTGGTGGCGCGCGTCAACGACCCCAGCCAGTTGCCCGCGATCGGGACCACCGTCGGCTACGGCTTTGCGCCGGAGGCGGTTCGCGCCTTCGACGCTGATGGCAAGCGCATCGTGACTTCGGTCCCGTCGCGCGTCGAGCGGCCGCGGGAGATGGCCGTTGTCTGA
- a CDS encoding carbohydrate ABC transporter permease, with amino-acid sequence MAPRVPARVFASFRRTGRSQAAYALAAPALVLMLLMLIGPLAGVIALSFTDYQLGAPAFSWIGLSNYREMFADRVFWISLKNTLTYVAIVVPGAVALGLGVALLIQSGAGLKSWYRTVYFLPVMATLIAMAIVWEFMLHPQFGLVNGLLRAAGVQGHSWLQDRGTALYSLCLIGIWQATGFNMVLFLAGLVSIPKHLYDAAEIDGAEGAWSRFRLVTWPMLGPVTLFVVAISAIRSFQVFDTVQVLTKGGPSKSSEVLIYTMYTEGFEFFRSGYGAAVTVVFLAFVLLLTLLKSALGNREVHYA; translated from the coding sequence ATGGCGCCACGCGTCCCTGCGCGGGTGTTTGCCAGTTTCCGCCGGACAGGGCGATCGCAGGCAGCCTATGCGCTGGCCGCGCCAGCCCTCGTGCTGATGCTGCTGATGCTGATCGGCCCGCTCGCCGGCGTGATCGCGCTCTCGTTCACCGACTATCAGCTCGGCGCGCCTGCGTTCTCCTGGATCGGCCTCTCGAACTACCGGGAGATGTTCGCCGACCGGGTGTTCTGGATTTCGCTGAAGAACACGCTGACCTATGTCGCGATCGTAGTGCCCGGCGCGGTGGCGCTCGGGCTCGGCGTTGCGCTCCTGATCCAGAGCGGCGCCGGCCTCAAGAGCTGGTATCGCACCGTCTACTTCCTTCCTGTCATGGCGACGTTGATTGCGATGGCGATCGTCTGGGAATTCATGCTGCACCCGCAGTTCGGCCTGGTGAATGGACTTTTGCGCGCCGCCGGCGTGCAGGGCCATAGCTGGCTGCAGGATCGCGGCACCGCGCTTTATTCGCTGTGCTTGATCGGTATCTGGCAGGCCACTGGCTTCAACATGGTGCTGTTTCTCGCCGGCCTCGTCTCGATCCCGAAGCATCTCTACGACGCGGCCGAGATCGACGGCGCCGAAGGCGCGTGGTCGCGTTTCCGCCTGGTGACGTGGCCGATGCTCGGGCCGGTTACCCTGTTCGTGGTGGCGATCTCGGCAATCCGCTCGTTCCAAGTGTTCGACACCGTTCAGGTCCTGACTAAGGGCGGCCCCTCGAAATCGTCGGAAGTGCTGATCTACACGATGTATACCGAAGGCTTCGAGTTCTTCCGTTCCGGTTACGGCGCGGCCGTTACCGTCGTGTTCCTGGCCTTCGTGCTGCTGCTCACCCTGCTCAAATCGGCGCTCGGCAATCGGGAAGTGCACTACGCATGA
- a CDS encoding carbohydrate ABC transporter permease, with translation MTPRAHMLLWSATRHIVLLAGALVMLTPFIWMVSTASKPQTEIFSSDLHLIPYHFALWDNLLIAFAKADLWRYLLNGLIVTASIFGLQVLVALPAAYALAKLRFLGRDVLFALVVFCILIPPQATAIPVFLLLHKLGVLDSYAALVLPFTISVFGIFLMRQFFKTVPDDLIDAARMDGISEFGIVWRVMLPTAIPAVTAFGIFSVVAHWNDYFWPLIVLNSEHLQTPPLAVAHFRNNEAGTNYGPLMAAAMVIIAPLVIAFLFAQRRFIEGITLTGIK, from the coding sequence ATGACGCCGCGGGCCCACATGCTTCTGTGGTCTGCGACCCGGCACATCGTGCTGCTGGCGGGAGCGCTGGTGATGCTGACGCCGTTCATCTGGATGGTGTCGACCGCGTCAAAACCTCAAACCGAGATTTTTTCATCCGATCTGCACTTGATCCCCTACCACTTCGCGCTGTGGGACAATCTGCTGATAGCTTTCGCCAAGGCCGATCTATGGCGCTATCTGCTCAACGGCTTGATCGTCACGGCCTCGATCTTCGGCCTTCAGGTGCTGGTCGCCCTGCCGGCCGCCTACGCCCTCGCCAAATTGCGCTTTCTCGGCCGTGACGTGCTGTTCGCGCTCGTAGTGTTTTGCATCCTTATTCCGCCGCAGGCGACCGCGATCCCGGTCTTCCTGCTGCTGCATAAACTGGGTGTTCTCGATAGTTATGCGGCGCTGGTTCTGCCGTTCACGATCTCGGTGTTCGGCATTTTCCTGATGCGCCAGTTTTTCAAGACCGTGCCCGACGACCTGATCGACGCCGCGCGAATGGACGGGATTTCCGAGTTCGGCATCGTCTGGCGCGTGATGCTTCCGACTGCGATTCCGGCGGTGACCGCGTTCGGCATCTTCTCGGTGGTCGCGCACTGGAACGATTATTTCTGGCCGCTGATCGTGCTGAACAGCGAGCATTTGCAGACGCCGCCGCTTGCGGTCGCGCACTTCCGCAACAATGAGGCCGGAACCAACTACGGCCCTCTGATGGCAGCGGCGATGGTCATCATCGCCCCGCTCGTCATCGCCTTCCTGTTCGCCCAGCGACGCTTCATCGAAGGCATCACGCTCACCGGCATCAAGTAA
- a CDS encoding ABC transporter substrate-binding protein: MFRTWIAAAALSLAAGLAHAQTEVVVQYPYAELFEGTHKRIIEEFAKVRPDIKVTLRAPYDSYEEGTQKVLREAVTNQMPDVSFQGLNRIRVLVDKNIPAELDGYIAAEKDFDKQGFHQAMFDIGTASGKVYALPFAISLPIVYVNLDLARKAGADPTNLPRTWDGLIDLAKKIKTLGPDINGITYAWDITGNWLWQAPVFSRGGTMLNAEENKVAFNGPEGQFAIRTLARLVSEAGMPNLDQPAMRATFAAGKTGIHVTSTSDLNKTTQMIGGKFELKTHTFPDVASPNGRLPAGGNVVMILAKDKAKRDAAWEVVKFWTGPKGAAIMAETTGYMPPNKVANDIHLKDFYVKNPNNYTAVSQLALLTKWYAFPGDNGLKITDVIKDHLNSIVTGARTKEAEAVLADMTSDVQKLLPKTVGSVR, from the coding sequence ATGTTCAGAACATGGATTGCCGCAGCCGCCCTTTCGCTTGCCGCCGGCCTCGCGCATGCGCAGACCGAAGTCGTCGTTCAATACCCCTATGCCGAATTGTTCGAAGGCACGCACAAGCGCATCATCGAGGAGTTCGCCAAGGTGCGACCGGACATCAAGGTCACGCTACGTGCGCCCTATGATTCCTACGAGGAAGGCACCCAGAAAGTGCTGCGCGAGGCGGTGACCAACCAGATGCCCGACGTGAGCTTCCAGGGTCTCAATCGCATCCGCGTGCTGGTCGACAAGAACATTCCGGCCGAACTCGACGGCTATATCGCGGCCGAGAAGGATTTCGACAAGCAGGGCTTCCATCAGGCGATGTTCGATATCGGCACGGCGAGCGGCAAGGTCTATGCGCTGCCGTTCGCGATTTCGCTGCCGATCGTCTACGTCAATCTCGATCTGGCGAGGAAGGCCGGCGCCGACCCGACCAATCTGCCGCGGACGTGGGACGGGCTGATCGATCTCGCCAAGAAGATCAAGACATTGGGCCCTGATATCAACGGCATCACCTATGCCTGGGACATCACGGGCAACTGGCTGTGGCAGGCGCCGGTGTTTTCGCGCGGCGGCACCATGTTGAACGCGGAGGAAAACAAGGTGGCGTTCAACGGGCCGGAAGGCCAGTTCGCGATCAGGACCCTGGCGCGCCTTGTCAGTGAAGCCGGCATGCCCAATCTCGACCAGCCGGCGATGCGCGCGACCTTTGCCGCCGGCAAGACCGGCATTCACGTCACCTCGACCTCCGACCTCAACAAGACCACGCAGATGATCGGCGGCAAGTTCGAGCTGAAGACCCACACGTTCCCGGACGTGGCATCGCCGAACGGCCGGTTGCCGGCCGGCGGGAATGTCGTGATGATCTTGGCCAAGGATAAGGCCAAGCGTGACGCGGCCTGGGAGGTCGTGAAATTCTGGACCGGCCCGAAGGGCGCTGCGATCATGGCGGAGACCACCGGCTACATGCCGCCGAACAAGGTCGCCAACGACATCCACCTGAAGGATTTCTACGTCAAGAATCCGAATAATTACACAGCGGTCAGCCAGCTCGCGCTGCTGACCAAATGGTACGCCTTCCCCGGCGACAACGGTCTCAAGATCACCGACGTGATCAAGGATCATCTCAACTCCATCGTGACGGGTGCTCGCACCAAGGAGGCGGAAGCCGTGCTCGCCGACATGACGAGCGACGTGCAGAAGCTGCTGCCGAAGACGGTAGGTTCGGTGCGTTGA
- a CDS encoding phosphodiesterase has translation MKFVILTDTHFVARGRKLYGLDPTERLGAAVERINRDHPDISFVIVTGDLAHWGEDAAYENLASVLARLKAPTILLMGNHDKRGPFGHFFPGVPRDESGFVQSIHLFDAATIVTLDTLNEAAPDHAGWLCEARLAFLEHALGSAPADRPLLLFQHHPPFDAGLRYMDNIKLANPEAEWDVIARTRKPDYLFMGHLHRPISGVWRGIPFHIQRALSHQVAFDLDTADHIPGSHELPDYSHVTVSAGQVVIHQCSFLYDGPLFSLQDRAAIEWTDR, from the coding sequence ATGAAATTCGTCATTCTCACCGACACTCATTTCGTCGCCCGTGGCCGTAAGCTTTACGGGCTGGATCCCACCGAGCGGCTTGGCGCGGCGGTCGAGCGGATCAATCGCGATCACCCGGATATTTCCTTCGTGATCGTGACCGGTGACCTTGCCCATTGGGGCGAGGACGCCGCTTACGAAAATCTCGCCTCGGTCCTGGCGCGGCTGAAGGCGCCGACCATCCTCTTGATGGGCAATCACGATAAGCGCGGTCCGTTTGGCCATTTCTTCCCCGGCGTGCCGCGCGACGAATCCGGCTTTGTGCAGTCCATTCATTTGTTCGATGCTGCCACGATCGTCACGCTGGATACGCTGAACGAGGCCGCCCCTGATCATGCCGGATGGCTGTGCGAGGCGCGGCTCGCCTTCCTCGAACACGCGCTCGGCTCGGCACCTGCCGATCGCCCGCTTTTGCTGTTTCAGCACCATCCGCCGTTCGATGCCGGGTTGCGCTACATGGACAACATCAAGCTCGCCAATCCCGAGGCCGAATGGGACGTGATCGCACGCACGCGAAAGCCGGACTATCTGTTCATGGGCCATCTGCACCGGCCGATCTCGGGCGTCTGGCGCGGCATCCCCTTCCACATCCAGCGCGCGCTATCGCATCAGGTGGCGTTCGACCTCGATACGGCGGATCACATTCCCGGGTCGCACGAACTGCCGGACTATTCGCACGTGACCGTCAGCGCCGGGCAGGTGGTGATTCACCAATGCTCGTTCCTTTACGATGGACCGCTGTTTTCGTTGCAGGACCGCGCCGCAATCGAATGGACCGACCGATAA
- a CDS encoding amino acid ABC transporter permease, protein MTSITDAPKNPLPFDARPRRTPAGRAIRWLRANLFASVTSSIISVLLIALLAKAFVSLVQWGYWNAIWIVSGNQTGPCRSIRGLGACWAVIPEKYRFILFGTYPFNEQWRPALVCLTFIALFWVSSRRNWWRKELVLVWAAALVLIGVLMWGGVFGLSYVSQDRWGGLPVTLILATFGLAFGFPLGIVVALGRRSKLPAIRSLCVLYVELIRGVPLISLLFMASVMFPLFLPDGVNIDKLLRAQIAFILYAGAYLAEVIRGGLQAIPRGQHDAADALGLTYWKKNGLIILPQAIRHVIPPLVNTFIAFFKDTSLVLIIGIFDLLTTAKTSIIDPAWQQFSVEVYVFVGLIYFAFCFAMSRYSRQLEAQSRPG, encoded by the coding sequence ATGACGTCGATCACGGACGCTCCGAAAAATCCGCTTCCCTTCGACGCGCGACCCCGCAGGACACCGGCCGGTCGCGCCATCCGGTGGCTGCGCGCGAACCTGTTCGCCTCGGTCACGTCAAGCATCATTTCCGTGCTCCTGATCGCGCTGCTCGCCAAGGCGTTCGTCAGCCTGGTGCAGTGGGGCTACTGGAATGCAATCTGGATCGTTTCCGGCAACCAGACCGGCCCCTGCCGGTCGATCCGTGGGCTCGGCGCCTGCTGGGCTGTGATCCCTGAAAAATATCGCTTCATCCTGTTCGGCACTTACCCCTTCAATGAGCAGTGGCGGCCGGCGCTGGTGTGCCTCACCTTCATTGCGCTGTTCTGGGTGTCGAGCCGGCGCAATTGGTGGCGCAAGGAACTGGTATTGGTGTGGGCGGCGGCGCTGGTCCTGATTGGCGTCTTGATGTGGGGCGGCGTCTTCGGGCTGTCCTACGTTTCACAGGATCGCTGGGGCGGGCTGCCGGTGACGCTGATCCTGGCGACGTTCGGGCTGGCGTTCGGCTTCCCGCTCGGGATCGTGGTGGCGCTGGGCCGCCGTTCAAAATTGCCTGCGATCCGGTCGCTCTGCGTGCTCTATGTCGAGTTGATCCGCGGCGTTCCCCTGATCAGCCTGTTGTTCATGGCGAGCGTGATGTTTCCGCTGTTCCTGCCCGACGGCGTCAACATCGACAAACTGCTCCGGGCGCAGATCGCGTTCATACTGTACGCCGGCGCCTATCTTGCCGAAGTCATCCGCGGCGGCCTTCAGGCCATTCCGAGAGGACAGCACGACGCCGCCGACGCGCTCGGACTCACCTACTGGAAGAAGAACGGCCTGATCATCCTGCCGCAGGCGATTCGCCATGTGATCCCGCCACTGGTGAATACGTTCATCGCCTTCTTCAAGGACACCAGCCTGGTGCTGATCATCGGTATCTTCGACCTGCTGACGACGGCGAAGACCTCCATCATCGATCCCGCCTGGCAGCAGTTCAGCGTTGAAGTCTACGTGTTCGTCGGGCTGATCTATTTCGCGTTCTGCTTTGCTATGTCGCGCTACAGCCGGCAACTGGAAGCGCAGTCCCGGCCGGGCTGA